In the genome of Pempheris klunzingeri isolate RE-2024b chromosome 3, fPemKlu1.hap1, whole genome shotgun sequence, one region contains:
- the wbp1lb gene encoding WW domain binding protein 1-like b isoform X1, whose amino-acid sequence MTGVCSALKMGLFLHAVGSVTPTESAADRSLLHCEGVNNQSYICESGHCCGESQCCSYYYELWWFWLVWAIIFILSCCCVCHHRRTKHRLQQQQRQHEINLIAYREAHNYPSVPFYFRFLPNYLLPDYEEVVNRPPTPPPPYSALHTGPSSVASSPLTPEQEGHCPTIQPTPVAPVSDSLCCRPSIEEPQQPTLDFRPKPDNKPAQTAQDSGRILLSDGLGSEGFTSQEKRNESGDDSCKDPLLKDLSEGCAEEKDRLPNGRRRRFTGDSGIEVCVCGTRGSNGFSGAGGTGHEGKELRELESLLGRDGDDEEQQQQQQEEEEGEEAGDFCDSCGHRASFSVEDEQALGGLERRVARGPSGPPQPAHQVGSASLHAPVCLLLHTINEQEGPHHSTSTEPQG is encoded by the exons ATGACAGGTGTGTGTTCGGCTCTGAAAATGGGATTGTTTCTGCACGCTGTCGGCTCCGTCACCCCCACCGAGTCCGCAGCAGACAGG AGCCTGCTGCACTGTGAAGGTGTGAACAACCAGAGCTACATCTGCGAGTCTGGACACTGCTGCGGGGAGTCACAGTGCTGCAGCTACTACTATGAGCTCTGGT GGTTCTGGTTGGTTTGGGCGATCATCTTCattctgagctgctgctgtgtgtgtcaccatCGCCGCACCAAACAtcggctgcagcagcaacaacggCAGCACGAGATCAACCTCATCGCCTACCGCGAAGCACACAACTACCCCTCTGTGCCCTTCTACTTCA GGTTTCTGCCAAACTACCTCCTGCCTGATTATGAAGAGGTGGTCAACCGGCCACCgactcccccccctccctatAGTGCCTTACACACAGGCCCATCCTCAGTGGCTTCCAGTCCGCTGACTCCTGAACAGGAGGGACACTGTCCAACCATCCAGCCCACTCCAGTGGCCCCGGTCTCTGACAGTCTGTGTTGCAGACCCAGCATAGAGGAACCACAGCAGCCCACTTTAGACTTTAGGCCAAAGCCTGACAACAAGCCCGCGCAGACAGCACAAGATTCGGGCAGGATACTGCTGTCAGATGGACTCGGTAGCGAGGGTTTCACCAGCcaggagaaaagaaatgaaagcgGGGACGACTCCTGCAAGGACCCCCTGCTGAAGGACCTGTCAGAGGGTTGCGCTGAGGAAAAGGATCGACTCCCCAATGGAAGGAGGAGGCGGTTCACGGGGGACTCTGGgattgaggtgtgtgtgtgcggcacACGTGGGAGCAACGGTTTTAGCGGAGCTGGAGGGACAGGCCATGAAGGCAAGGAGCTGAGGGAGCTAGAGAGCCTGCTGGGGCGCGACGGAGATGacgaggagcagcagcagcagcagcaggaggaggaggagggagaggaggcgggAGACTTCTGCGACAGCTGCGGTCATCGAGCCTCCTTCAGTGTGGAGGACGAGCAGGCGCTAGGTGGGCTGGAGAGGCGGGTCGCACGTGGGCCATCGGGACCTCCCCAGCCAGCTCACCAGGTAGGCAGCGCCTCACTCCATGCCCCagtctgcctcctcctccacaccaTCAACGAGCAGGAGGGACCGCACCACAGCACCAGCACTGAGCCGCAGGGCTGA
- the wbp1lb gene encoding WW domain binding protein 1-like b isoform X2: MRWRDLSGSFGPWIIMPRSLEPAPSLLHCEGVNNQSYICESGHCCGESQCCSYYYELWWFWLVWAIIFILSCCCVCHHRRTKHRLQQQQRQHEINLIAYREAHNYPSVPFYFRFLPNYLLPDYEEVVNRPPTPPPPYSALHTGPSSVASSPLTPEQEGHCPTIQPTPVAPVSDSLCCRPSIEEPQQPTLDFRPKPDNKPAQTAQDSGRILLSDGLGSEGFTSQEKRNESGDDSCKDPLLKDLSEGCAEEKDRLPNGRRRRFTGDSGIEVCVCGTRGSNGFSGAGGTGHEGKELRELESLLGRDGDDEEQQQQQQEEEEGEEAGDFCDSCGHRASFSVEDEQALGGLERRVARGPSGPPQPAHQVGSASLHAPVCLLLHTINEQEGPHHSTSTEPQG; the protein is encoded by the exons ATGAGGTGGAGGGACCTGTCTGGGAGTTTTGGACCCTGGATCATCATGCCTCGTAGTCTGGAACCTGCTCCG AGCCTGCTGCACTGTGAAGGTGTGAACAACCAGAGCTACATCTGCGAGTCTGGACACTGCTGCGGGGAGTCACAGTGCTGCAGCTACTACTATGAGCTCTGGT GGTTCTGGTTGGTTTGGGCGATCATCTTCattctgagctgctgctgtgtgtgtcaccatCGCCGCACCAAACAtcggctgcagcagcaacaacggCAGCACGAGATCAACCTCATCGCCTACCGCGAAGCACACAACTACCCCTCTGTGCCCTTCTACTTCA GGTTTCTGCCAAACTACCTCCTGCCTGATTATGAAGAGGTGGTCAACCGGCCACCgactcccccccctccctatAGTGCCTTACACACAGGCCCATCCTCAGTGGCTTCCAGTCCGCTGACTCCTGAACAGGAGGGACACTGTCCAACCATCCAGCCCACTCCAGTGGCCCCGGTCTCTGACAGTCTGTGTTGCAGACCCAGCATAGAGGAACCACAGCAGCCCACTTTAGACTTTAGGCCAAAGCCTGACAACAAGCCCGCGCAGACAGCACAAGATTCGGGCAGGATACTGCTGTCAGATGGACTCGGTAGCGAGGGTTTCACCAGCcaggagaaaagaaatgaaagcgGGGACGACTCCTGCAAGGACCCCCTGCTGAAGGACCTGTCAGAGGGTTGCGCTGAGGAAAAGGATCGACTCCCCAATGGAAGGAGGAGGCGGTTCACGGGGGACTCTGGgattgaggtgtgtgtgtgcggcacACGTGGGAGCAACGGTTTTAGCGGAGCTGGAGGGACAGGCCATGAAGGCAAGGAGCTGAGGGAGCTAGAGAGCCTGCTGGGGCGCGACGGAGATGacgaggagcagcagcagcagcagcaggaggaggaggagggagaggaggcgggAGACTTCTGCGACAGCTGCGGTCATCGAGCCTCCTTCAGTGTGGAGGACGAGCAGGCGCTAGGTGGGCTGGAGAGGCGGGTCGCACGTGGGCCATCGGGACCTCCCCAGCCAGCTCACCAGGTAGGCAGCGCCTCACTCCATGCCCCagtctgcctcctcctccacaccaTCAACGAGCAGGAGGGACCGCACCACAGCACCAGCACTGAGCCGCAGGGCTGA
- the as3mt gene encoding arsenite methyltransferase, which yields MTEEKSACAKGFADSSIHVDVKDYYGKVLKNSSDLKSNACVPLARPIPAFIRQALKKVHPDVTARYYGCGLVVPESLGGCRILDLGSGSGRDCYVLSQLVGEKGHVTGIDMTEDQLEVARTNLDYHMKEFGYKKPNVSFVRGYIEALTEAGLEKSSFDIIISNCVVNLSPDKKRVLAEAYSVLKDGGELYFSDIYSSGRITEEIKNHKVLWGECLGGALWWKDLLRLAEEVGFSSPRLVAASVVTVDNKELQDVLGDFKFVSATYRLFKVPKGNTRPCQVIYNGDITGVEDSFEFDHQYTFKANEVVEVDGELASILTHSRFKEDFTFQPPGGPSEPCGVKPKAEVVDPFELPQKQSPGSATGGCCSTQSVTCCK from the exons ATGACTGAAGAAAAAAG TGCGTGTGCAAAAGGCTTCGCTGACAGCAGCATCCATGTGGATGTCAAG GACTACTATGGGAAGGTGCTGAAGAACTCCTCAGACCTGAAGAGCAATGCCTGTGTGCCTCTAGCCAGGCCCATCCCGGCCTTCATCCGCCAGGCTCTGAAGAAAGTGCACCCAGATGTCACTGCCAG GTACTACGGCTGCGGCCTGGTGGTGCCAGAGAGCCTGGGGGGCTGCAGGATCCTGGACCTGGGCAGTGGAAGTGGGAGGGACTGCTACGTGCTGAGTCAACTGGTGGGCGAGAAGGGCCACGTCACTGGCATTGACATGACGGAGGACCAG CTGGAAGTGGCCAGGACAAATCTGGACTACCACATGAAAGAGTTTGGCTACAAGAAGCCCAATGTCAGTTTTGTCCGGGGCTACATTGAGGCCTTAACAGAGGCCGGTCTGGAAAAGAGCTCATTTGATATCATTAT TTCCAACTGTGTGGTGAATCTCTCTCCAGACAAGAAGCGAGTCCTGGCTGAAGCCTACAGCGTGCTCAAG GATGGAGGCGAGCTGTACTTCAGTGACATCTACAGCAGTGGAAGAATCacagaggaaattaaaaacCACAAAGTCCTTTGGG GCGAGTGCCTTGGTGGAGCGCTGTGGTGGAAGGATCTGCTGCGTTTGGCTGAAGAGGTGGGCTTCAGCTCACCACGGCTGGTCGCGGCTAGCGTCGTCACTGTCGAcaacaaagagctgcaggatgTTCTGG GTGACTTCAAATTTGTGTCTGCCACATACCGCCTGTTCAAGGTCCCTAAAGGCAACACCAGGCCCTGTCAGGTCATATATAACGGGGACATTACAGGAGTAGAGGACAGCTTTGAGTTTGACCATCAGTACACATTCAAG GCCAATGAAGTGGTGGAGGTTGATGGAGAGTTGGCCTCCATCCTGACCCATTCCAGATTTAAGGAGGACTTCACTTTCCAGCCACCGGGAGGCCCCTCTGAGCCCTGTGGAGTCAAACCTAAG GCAGAAGTTGTGGATCCCTTTGAGCTGCCGCAGAAACAGAGTCCGGGTTCAGCCACAGGGGGGTGCTGCAGCACACAGTCTGTTACCTGCTGCAAATGA